The Acidobacteriaceae bacterium genome contains the following window.
TGGTCGCGCGCTTGAAGCAGATGAACCTCAAGCTCGTCGTCATCACCGACCTCCACATCGCCAACCTCCCCAACCACAACTACGCTCCCTACGACACCGGCATCGCCGGCAACGAATTTGTGCACAACGCCGACGGCTCCGTCTTCACTGGCATCGTCTGGCCCGGCCCCGCAGTCTTCCCCGACTTCACACACGCTGCCACGCGCGAGTGGTGGGGCACGCTCTACACAGACTTCGTTCACGATGGCGTCGCCGGCTTCTGGAACGACATGAACGAGCCTTCCGTATTCAACACGCAGAACAAAACGATGCCGCTCGACGTCGTTCACCGCATCGACAGTGACGACTTCACTCCGCGCACTGCCACGCATGCCGAGATTCACAACGTCTACGGCATGGAAAACTCCCGCGCCACCTACGACGGCCTGCGCAGGCTCCTACCCGACGAGCGGCCCTTCGTGCTCACGCGCGCCACCTACGCCGGCGGCCAACGCTACGCCACCACCTGGACCGGCGACGATTCCAGCACATGGAACCACCTGCGCATGACTGCGCCCATGCTCAAGAATCTCGGTCTCAGCGGCTTCAGTTTTGCCGGCGCCGACGTCGGCGGCTTCGCCGGCTCTGCCACCCCTGAACTCCTCACCCGCTGGCTTGAAGTCGCCGCCTTCCACCCAATCGACCGCGATCACAGCGAATCCGGAACCGCCGATCAGGAACCCTGGGCGCTGCTAACCCCCAACGGCCCCGATCAACTCGACATCCGCCGCCGCTTCATCGAAGAACGCTACCGCCTCATGCCCTACCTCTATACCGCGGCCGAAGAGACCGCGCGCGATGGCATGCCGATGATGCGGCCAGTCTTCCTCGACTATCCGCGCGCGGCCACCGACGGCCACCCCATCGACATCGATCCATCCACCATCGGCGAATTCCTCCTCGGCCACGATCTCCTCATCGCGCCCTCACCCTACCCCGAGCAGCCCGACGCCTACACCGTCGAACTCCCCACTCCCATCTGGTACGACTACTGGACCGGCAAGCGCCTCCCTGAACCCGCGCACGGCAAGCCCACCGTCGACGGCGTTCCACCCTCGGGCGCCGACCTCGTGCCACTGACGACCACGGTTCATCCCGATCTCGCCACACTTCCCGTGTTCGTCCGCGGCGGCGCCATCCTTCCCATCGCTCCGCTCACTCAGAGCACCGCCGAAACCCCGCAAGGCCCGCTCACACTCCGTATTTACGCGGGCGCCGACTGCCGTGGCTCGCTCTATCTCGACGACGGCCACACCTTCGCCTACACGCGCGGCGACTTCCTCCGCATGGGCTTCACCTGCGAGGTCAAGCCTGACGCATTCACCCTGAACATCACCGAACAAGGGCCCTACAAACCTTGGTGGACCGAAATTCGCCTCGAGATCTACGGATGGACTCCTCACACCACTTCCACCATCGTGAACGGTTCATCTCTCCCGCTCGAACATGCCGGCGAAGCGACGACACTCTCCCTCCCCTACACCGACCACAACCTTTCCGTAACGATCCACTAACCCGGCATTACGTCGGTGACACAGTCACGCGCCTTCCTGACGATCTTCCGGGTGCACTGAGCGAGGCTTCGTGTTCCTCCTTTTTTGTGCGC
Protein-coding sequences here:
- a CDS encoding glycoside hydrolase family 31 protein encodes the protein MFGHRSLLTAFLAAALCAANARAQSPTCGLGPIQHIDKLSNGLRIQTAHGLEELTALRPDVLRVRISLTSKLPEDASWAVVPEAHKSTAHVTIETTANTVIIHTTAITADLSRADLSLTVHDTTGRTLLHDTRPVCFAGHAFRLSETMPDDEHYFALGDKTGPFDHRGQAFDLWNTDSYRFQESTDPLYKSIPFFLTFRAGNSAGVFLDNTWRSSFDFGKLSPNAYTFGAVDGPIDFYIFAGPTPRDVVEQYTWLTGRPPLPPIWMLGYQQSRYTYAPEQRLMDVASRLRADHIPADAVYLDIGFQEKNRPFTIDPIAFPDFPGMVARLKQMNLKLVVITDLHIANLPNHNYAPYDTGIAGNEFVHNADGSVFTGIVWPGPAVFPDFTHAATREWWGTLYTDFVHDGVAGFWNDMNEPSVFNTQNKTMPLDVVHRIDSDDFTPRTATHAEIHNVYGMENSRATYDGLRRLLPDERPFVLTRATYAGGQRYATTWTGDDSSTWNHLRMTAPMLKNLGLSGFSFAGADVGGFAGSATPELLTRWLEVAAFHPIDRDHSESGTADQEPWALLTPNGPDQLDIRRRFIEERYRLMPYLYTAAEETARDGMPMMRPVFLDYPRAATDGHPIDIDPSTIGEFLLGHDLLIAPSPYPEQPDAYTVELPTPIWYDYWTGKRLPEPAHGKPTVDGVPPSGADLVPLTTTVHPDLATLPVFVRGGAILPIAPLTQSTAETPQGPLTLRIYAGADCRGSLYLDDGHTFAYTRGDFLRMGFTCEVKPDAFTLNITEQGPYKPWWTEIRLEIYGWTPHTTSTIVNGSSLPLEHAGEATTLSLPYTDHNLSVTIH